CCAGCGCGATCGCAAGTGCCATGAGGTAGGGCGCGGGGTCCACGGGCGCCGAACCGGGCCCGGCGCCCCCCGCCTCCGGCCCGTCCTGGTCGTCGAGCGGGGCGGCCGAACCGGTGGGGTTCGGGCTCGCGCTCGGGGCCGGGCCGCTGATGTCCTCGCCGCCGTCGTCCGGCACGGCGGATGTCTCGGGCAGGAAGCTCGTCGGCACGCCCAGGCTCTTGGTCGGCTCGAAGGGCACCCACCCGATGCCCTCGAAGTGCACTTCGGGCCAGGCATGCAGCATGCTCGTCGAGACCGAGGCGACGCGCTCGCCGTCGACCACATCGTTGGTCATGGTTCCGGGCAGGAAGCCGATGACGATGCGCGAGGGCATGCCGAGGGTCCGCGCCATCAGCGCGAACGACGAGGCGAAGTGCACGCAGTAGCCCTCGCGCACATCGAGGAACTCGGCGACGGCGTCGGCTCCCGTGCCGTCGAAGCCCGCCTGCACGGGGGAGAACAGCGAGTACGAGAACGAGGGCCCTCGGAACCACGACTGCAGGGCGATCAGCCTGTCGTAGTCGTTGCCGGCTTCCGCGGTGACCTCGATCGCGGTCTCGCCGATGATCGGAGGCATGTCGCCGGGCAGGCCGAACACGTCTGAGTCGGTGTTGGCCATCGTGGCGTCGGCCGCGCGGATCTGCTCGCGCGTCGGTCGCGGCAGATGGCTCACGACCACGTAGTTCTGCCCCTGCGTCGTGCTCTGCGCGGTGACGACCGTGCGATTGGCGGCCACGGCCCGCCAGAAGCCACCGAGCCCCTCGATCGACACTGCGGGGTAGGGGACCGGCAGCCGCGCCGATGCCAGCTTGTCGATCTCGATGGTCGTCCGGTACTGCGTGATCCGCACGTCGTCGTCCACGTTCATCGGGCCGAACGGCGCCGACTGCTCCAGATCGACCGAACGGTACCGATCGGGCTTCCACACCTCGCCGTCGAACGACGACAGCGTCGCCGCGCGCAGGTACGGCGTCGACGGCGCATTGGTGTGCACCCGCAGAACCTCCATGTCGGCCGGCTGGCGAAGGTCCTTGCCGAGTTCGAGCGTCGCGTCGATGGATGCCACGCCCAGCCCCGTGCCCGATCCGGCCGTC
This DNA window, taken from Microbacterium invictum, encodes the following:
- a CDS encoding transglutaminase TgpA family protein; amino-acid sequence: MTIGLFVAIVAALAPLTGVIAPGGWVAGVIAFAALLLGVGYAARRLRVPGLAVTLIEIALWVAVVTVVYLRDTAILGFIPSFESFGETPVIVQVAANEILLGVSPLEPTRSVTFIVVTALGALTIALDHVVLTARMPLLAAVALVAVWLIPSIAVPSDDSVISFVFLAASILYLIRAETRTREAPSPAGARAGAGVTAMAASIGAAAIALTVLTTPTLPPATAGSGTGLGVASIDATLELGKDLRQPADMEVLRVHTNAPSTPYLRAATLSSFDGEVWKPDRYRSVDLEQSAPFGPMNVDDDVRITQYRTTIEIDKLASARLPVPYPAVSIEGLGGFWRAVAANRTVVTAQSTTQGQNYVVVSHLPRPTREQIRAADATMANTDSDVFGLPGDMPPIIGETAIEVTAEAGNDYDRLIALQSWFRGPSFSYSLFSPVQAGFDGTGADAVAEFLDVREGYCVHFASSFALMARTLGMPSRIVIGFLPGTMTNDVVDGERVASVSTSMLHAWPEVHFEGIGWVPFEPTKSLGVPTSFLPETSAVPDDGGEDISGPAPSASPNPTGSAAPLDDQDGPEAGGAGPGSAPVDPAPYLMALAIALVAGVIPGAAGRVRFEVLRGRARAGDVSAAWRLVQDVAIDLGISVPGAESPRAFGARLVRRHGAPADAVGRLVAAVEYANYARTAPDSSDAGMDAVIVRRGLLAAAPAHVRRGALLLPRSLVVRPGSAIAQRPGLPSVAPAATR